In Deinococcus puniceus, one genomic interval encodes:
- a CDS encoding ABC transporter ATP-binding protein translates to MTSSAVLAGTVAPDASRPALVTQDLSRIYPSGEGSVTALAPFTHTFPQGLTAVVGPSGSGKSTLLNLLAGFDTPSSGRVVVGGTDLHSLSEAGRADFRLKHYGFVFQNHNLVTILSALENVEFPLTLAGMKPKERRERARELLERVGLGNRATHLPGQLSGGEAQRVAIARALACDPAVLLADEPTGNLDTRTGQKVLDLLTAQAQGGRTVVLITHDRDVAALANHTLRVRDGVVSS, encoded by the coding sequence ATGACTTCCTCCGCAGTTCTGGCGGGAACCGTCGCCCCTGACGCTTCCCGCCCCGCTCTCGTGACCCAAGACCTCTCGCGCATTTACCCCAGCGGCGAAGGCTCCGTCACCGCGCTCGCGCCCTTTACCCACACGTTTCCGCAAGGCCTGACAGCAGTGGTCGGGCCGAGTGGCAGCGGCAAAAGCACCCTGCTGAACCTGTTGGCGGGCTTCGACACCCCCAGTTCCGGGCGCGTGGTGGTGGGCGGCACCGATTTGCACAGTCTGTCCGAAGCAGGCCGCGCCGACTTCAGGCTTAAGCATTACGGCTTCGTGTTCCAAAATCACAACCTCGTGACCATTCTGAGTGCGCTGGAAAACGTGGAATTCCCGCTGACGTTGGCCGGAATGAAGCCCAAAGAACGCCGCGAACGGGCCCGCGAGCTGCTGGAGCGCGTGGGACTGGGCAACCGCGCCACGCACCTTCCCGGCCAATTGTCGGGCGGAGAAGCGCAGCGGGTGGCGATTGCCCGTGCGCTGGCCTGTGACCCCGCCGTGCTGCTGGCCGACGAACCCACCGGAAATCTGGATACCCGCACGGGCCAAAAAGTGCTGGATTTGCTGACCGCGCAGGCGCAGGGGGGCCGCACGGTGGTACTCATCACCCATGACCGCGATGTGGCGGCGCTGGCGAACCATACGCTGCGGGTGCGGGATGGGGTTGTAAGCAGCTAA